In one window of Ostrinia nubilalis chromosome 21, ilOstNubi1.1, whole genome shotgun sequence DNA:
- the LOC135082560 gene encoding 3-oxoacyl-[acyl-carrier-protein] reductase FabG-like, with product MSFSGKVVIVTGASSGIGAATAVAFGREGASVVLVGRNDTKLKKVAESVKKHLIVKADVSKGDDAKLIISKTLETFGKIDVLVNNAGIARFGGLLAGDLMDSYDEVMNTNLRAVFHLTCLATPHLVKTKGNVVNISSVMGCSKPPPSMVTYAASKAALDQFTRGAALELAPSGVRVSGVSPGPVATDIIENNGMPSSYDEWATTTALRRTSDPVEIADLVLYLASDKAKCFTGSSVVADNGYLLK from the coding sequence ATGAGTTTCTCCGGCAAAGTGGTGATAGTGACTGGCGCGAGCTCCGGCATCGGCGCCGCTACGGCCGTCGCCTTCGGCAGGGAGGGCGCCTCCGTGGTCCTCGTCGGCAGAAACGATACCAAACTGAAGAAAGTCGCCGAATCAGTAAAGAAACATTTAATCGTCAAAGCGGACGTATCCAAAGGAGACGATGCCAAACTGATCATCTCTAAGACCCTGGAGACATTCGGCAAAATTGACGTCCTTGTCAACAACGCCGGGATTGCCAGATTTGGCGGTCTGTTAGCAGGCGACCTGATGGACTCGTACGACGAGGTGATGAATACGAATCTGCGAGCGGTGTTCCACCTGACGTGCTTAGCGACCCCTCATTTGGTCAAGACGAAGGGGAACGTTGTGAACATATCTTCAGTGATGGGGTGCTCGAAGCCTCCGCCTTCGATGGTGACGTACGCCGCGTCGAAGGCAGCTTTGGACCAGTTCACCAGGGGCGCGGCGTTGGAGCTGGCACCGTCTGGTGTGCGGGTCAGCGGCGTCAGCCCGGGCCCGGTGGCGACGGACATCATCGAGAACAACGGCATGCCCTCCTCCTACGACGAGTGGGCCACCACTACCGCGCTGCGCCGCACGTCCGATCCGGTTGAAATTGCGGACCTCGTGCTGTATCTAGCCAGCGATAAAGCTAAGTGCTTCACTGGTTCTAGTGTTGTAGCAGATAACGGCTATTTGTTGAAATAG
- the LOC135082113 gene encoding oxidoreductase UcpA-like, whose protein sequence is MSFSGKVVIVTGASSGIGAATAVAFGREGASVVLVGRNDTKLKKVAESVKKHLIVKADVSKGDDAKLIISKTLETFGKIDVLVNNAGIARLGGLLAGDLMDSYDEMMNTNVRAVFHLTCLATPHLVKTKGNVVNISSVNGCSTPPPSLVTYAASKAALDQFTRGAALELAPSGVRVNGVRPGPVVTDLLENSGMHGSYDDWGKKTALGRSSDPVEIADLVLYLASDKAKCITGSSVVADNGRLLK, encoded by the coding sequence ATGAGTTTCTCCGGCAAAGTGGTGATAGTGACTGGCGCGAGCTCCGGCATCGGCGCCGCTACGGCCGTCGCCTTCGGCAGGGAGGGCGCCTCCGTGGTCCTCGTCGGCAGAAACGATACCAAACTGAAGAAAGTCGCCGAATCAGTAAAGAAACATTTAATCGTCAAAGCGGACGTATCCAAAGGAGACGATGCCAAACTGATCATCTCTAAGACCCTGGAGACATTCGGCAAAATTGACGTCCTTGTCAACAACGCCGGGATTGCCAGATTAGGCGGTCTGTTAGCAGGCGACCTGATGGACTCGTACGACGAGATGATGAATACGAATGTGCGAGCGGTGTTCCACCTGACGTGCTTAGCGACCCCTCATTTGGTCAAGACGAAGGGGAACGTTGTGAACATATCTTCAGTGAACGGGTGCTCGACGCCTCCGCCTTCGTTGGTGACGTACGCCGCGTCGAAGGCAGCTTTGGACCAGTTTACCAGGGGCGCGGCGTTGGAGCTGGCACCGTCTGGTGTGCGGGTCAACGGCGTCAGACCGGGCCCGGTGGTGACGGACCTCCTCGAGAACAGCGGCATGCATGGCTCCTACGACGATTGGGGCAAAAAGACCGCGCTGGGCCGCTCGTCCGATCCGGTTGAAATTGCGGACCTCGTGCTGTATTTAGCCAGCGATAAAGCTAAGTGCATCACTGGTTCTAGTGTTGTAGCAGATAACGGCCGTTTGTTGAAATAG